In one window of Nicotiana tabacum cultivar K326 chromosome 12, ASM71507v2, whole genome shotgun sequence DNA:
- the LOC107825003 gene encoding 7-deoxyloganetin glucosyltransferase-like — translation MGSIKTHGQAKPHAVCIPYPCQGHINPMLKLAKILHHKGFHITFVNTEYNHRRLLKSRGPDSLNGFPSFRFETIPDGLPPCDADATQDIPSLCESTTTTCLRPFKELLAKLNTISSSNVPRVSCIVSDGCMSFTLDAAQDLGIPEVLFWTPSACGLLGYMHYRDLSDKGYFPLKDASNLTNGYLETALDWIPGMKGIRLRDLPSFLRSTNPDEYMFKFLVQETDRSKFASAIVINTFEPLEKEVLESLRTLLPPIYAIGPLHFLVKHIEDKNLECLGSNLWKEDLQCLEWLDSKKPNSVVYVNFGSITVMTPNQLIEFAWGLANSQMEFLWIIRPDIVTGEQAILPSEFVEQTKERGMLASWCPQEQVLSHSAIGGFLTHSGWNSTLESIGSGVPMICWPFFAEQQTNCWFKGTQWGIGMEIDNNVKRDEVKSLVRELMAGEKGKEMKKKSMEWKKLAEEATQKPEGSSFVAIDKLINEILLKH, via the exons ATGGGTTCCATTAAAACTCATGGACAAGCCAAGCCTCATGCAGTTTGCATTCCATATCCTTGCCAAGGTCACATTAACCCTATGTTAAAGTTAGCCAAAATTCTTCATCACAAAGGCTTTCATATCACTTTTGTCAACACTGAATATAACCATAGACGTCTTCTTAAGTCTCGAGGCCCTGATTCGCTCAACGGCTTTCCATCCTTTCGTTTCGAGACAATTCCTGATGGCCTCCCGCCATGTGATGCTGATGCAACTCAAGATATTCCATCTCTATGTGAATCCACAACCACTACTTGTTTACGTCCTTTCAAAGAGTTGCTCGCCAAACTCAATACTATTTCTTCATCTAACGTGCCACGCGTCTCGTGCATTGTCTCTGATGGTTGTATGAGCTTCACTCTGGATGCTGCTCAAGATTTGGGAATCCCTGAAGTTCTCTTTTGGACACCTAGTGCTTGTGGTTTGTTAGGTTACATGCATTATCGTGACCTTTCTGACAAAGGATATTTTCCACTTAAAG ATGCAAGTAATTTGACAAATGGATATTTGGAGACGGCTTTGGATTGGATACCAGGTATGAAAGGTATACGTTTAAGGGATTTGCCAAGTTTCTTAAGAAGTACAAATCCAGATGAATATATGTTCAAGTTCCTTGTCCAAGAAACAGATAGAAGCAAATTTGCTTCTGCTATTGTAATCAATACATTTGAGCCATTAGAGAAGGAAGTTCTTGAATCACTTCGGACCCTTCTTCCTCCGATATATGCCATTGGGCCCTTGCATTTTCTTGTAAAACACATTGAGGACAAGAATTTGGAGTGCTTGGGATCCAATCTTTGGAAGGAGGATCTACAGTGTCTAGAATGGCTAGATTCCAAGAAACCAAATTCTGTTGTTTATGTTAATTTCGGAAGCATAACTGTAATGACTCCGAACCAACTAATTGAATTCGCTTGGGGGCTTGCTAATAGCCAAATGGAATTTTTGTGGATTATAAGGCCTGATATTGTAACCGGGGAACAAGCAATTCTTCCATCCGAATTCGTGGAACAAACTAAAGAAAGAGGGATGTTAGCAAGTTGGTGCCCGCAAGAACAAGTACTTAGCCACTCTGCAATCGGAGGTTTCTTGACTCACAGTGGATGGAATTCGACTCTTGAAAGTATTGGAAGTGGGGTGCCAATGATTTGCTGGCCATTCTTCGCCGAACAACAAACTAATTGTTGGTTTAAAGGCACCCAATGGGGAATAGGAATGGAGATTGACAATAACGTGAAAAGGGACGAAGTTAAAAGCCTTGTGAGAGAGTTGATGGCTGGTGAGAAAGGCAAAGAGATGAAGAAAAAGTCAATGGAATGGAAGAAATTGGCTGAAGAAGCTACTCAAAAACCAGAAGGATCATCTTTTGTGGCAATAGATAAATTGATCAACGAAATTCTCCTCAAACACTAA